From a single Aquarana catesbeiana isolate 2022-GZ linkage group LG09, ASM4218655v1, whole genome shotgun sequence genomic region:
- the LOC141107220 gene encoding uncharacterized protein — MASAVSQVELINAVQAHPELWDVAHPLHGDHVRKVKAWEDICAAITPGWEQIRNSERKEISKIMQRRWKSLRDRVRRDLTDEDKAARSGAPAPTKKKHVYHTNLQFLRQNMQSHTRPTTSNFRLGEVAEEDTELQRPNSPMTTSGSPRPISEGVVEGTDEESRAVETPSPASLQSGEQRGRGGVRGRGRGRQARGGYNPEADDRVLALLQEVRQERRSMDAFLDPNNPRAYFCRSLYHILEDIGGDQEKLCMDRMYGIAMQYRHAKLSGGPPPCDPYNVSHDPPMAPGTSAVLAPHSHYQPPPPRQPPPMPSQTSYHSLQAYADCPPSTSHFQPSYPLPRYQQDFGSDRQAQPLPRPQSPHPQCNQPSTTTYHHL; from the exons ATGGCTAGTGCAGTCTCTCAAGTCGAATTAATCAATGCGGTACAGGCCCATCCAGAattgtgggatgtggcacatccactgcaTGGAGACCACGTCCGCAaggtgaaagcctgggaggacatatgtgctgcgattacccctggctgggaacaaatcagaaattctgaaagaaaggagataa gtaAAATTATGCAGCGgcgctggaagtccctacgtgaccgtgtcaggagggacctcacggacgaagacAAGGCGGCACGTAGCGGAGCACCAGCGCCAACCAAAAAAAAGCACGTTTACCACACCAATCTCCAATTCCTcaggcaaaatatgcagagccataccagacc GACAACTTCAAATTTTAGACTTGGAGAGGTGGCTGAGGAAGATACAGAGCTTCAGAGACCAAACAGTCCAATGACCACCTCTGGATCTCCACGACCGATCAGCGAGGGAGTTGTTgagggcacagatgag gaatcgagggctgtggaaacaccgtctcctgccagtttacaaagtggagagcagcgcggtcgtggcggtgttcgtggccgtgggcgtggacgtcaggcgaggggcggctataatcccgaggctgatgacagggtgctagcactgctgcaggaagtgcggcaggagaggcgcagtatggatgcctttttagacccCAATAACCCACGCGCCTacttctgccgcagcctttaccacatcctggaggacattgggggagaccaagagaaactttgtatggatcgcatgtacggtattgcaatgcaatacagacatgcaaaattgagtggcgggccacctccatgcgatccatataatgtttctcatgatcccccaatggcccctgggacctcagcagtgctagcaccccactctcactatcagccccctcctccacgccaaccaccacctatgccgtcccagacctcatacCATAGCCTGCAAGCGTATGCTGATTgtccaccttccacctcccattttcagccctcataccctctaccccgctaccagcaagattttgggagtgatcgccaggcccaaccgttaccccgtccccaatccccacatccccaatgcaatcaaccatccaccaccacctatcaccatttgtaa